The following DNA comes from Juglans regia cultivar Chandler unplaced genomic scaffold, Walnut 2.0 Scaffold_648, whole genome shotgun sequence.
CTAACTAGACCTAAGCATTAAATCTAGCATCACATGGcaaaaacttcattaaaatataactCATACTCGAGAGCCTCTAAATTGAGTCCTAAGCAACCACTTGCATGATAAAATCATTCCATCAAAGATCTAAACCAccattcaacaaaaataaactcttaACACATAAATTAAAGTCTCAAGAACATCATATATGAAGCTCAAAGCCATTAGATCACATTTCCATAACCAAATATCACAACTTTTCCAAACCAGAAACTATTTTGAGTCATCCAGTTTCTAACTTTCCAAACTCatgtaaaactattttatagAAACAGTAACATGCTATAAATATAAACCTACTTGTATATTAACATGTTAACTTTACCATAGCAAGTTCTACCCAAGACTTCACCAAAACAttcatcaaaatatctaaattttacACAAACATTAAAACTATCTCCACTATGATGTTTGCATGTTCAAACTAAGTTTTCACTAATCAATACTCCATGAAACATTACCCAACATATACCAACTTAAACTAGactaaaaaaggaacaaaatacATGAGGTTTATTCATGAGAATAAAGTTACAAAGGGGCTAGCAATGCAAGGCAAAAACTACCAGAAATTAGCCTCAAGAGCTCTCTCGatttctctctaaacaagtgatggaaaaaaaaatgcaaagtgTAAAGGAAATTCATGGGCATGGGTTATTAGGTAAAGGATTGGCATGGGGTGTTTGAGTGACCCTTGAATGGGAGGTTGGCAGCCAAAAGGTGGAGGAAAAGTGGGTTGCACAGCTGATGTCCCTTGCTACCAAACTGGCTGAGTGGATGGGCTTGAGTTTGGGTAGTCTTCTTTATTTCCATAAAATGACTATTGGAGGCTATTACTTGAGTGGATTTTAGCCATATACTTGGCCTTGGGAGGGGGAAGAGATTTCCTCAAGAAGCCTTGGCTAGTGGTGGTTTTTCCTGGACCAAAAATAGGCCTACCTGATGTCTTCAATTTAGGGAACGGAGAAAGTTTCaatggggtttcaattggattaaGTCCAAATCAAGTTTTTCATGGCCCAATGTGATTGTCAAGATATAAAAGAGTGGTTAACAGTGTATGAGTATATAATCAAGTGGTTAATAGCATATGCAAGTGATTAATCAAGTGTTTAATAGCATGTGCAAGTAATTAATTCAAGTGATTAACCACTTGATCAAAACTAGTCACTTTAGGGTTTAGAAACAAGTTTAGGGTTTCATCTAACACATGTGATTTAGGATTTTGATTGGATTCCAAAGGTTTGGGATTTCATTAGGGTCGAAATAGTGTTTGCATAGATGGCAAGATCAGATGGCTTGATTTGCTCTCCATTCCATCACACTTGAGGCTCATTTGGTTACATAGATaagatgacatgacatgaaagttgaaatttaaataaaatattgtgggTTAGGCATAACGGTTTTGCATTGGGCCTCACAATACATCTTcaattatgcacaaattttgaaaatacacatTAGCAGTCACATACAATGAACTAGGAATGCTAATGCAACATCATAAAAAACTCTTAGCAACCCTACAAAAATTCATgcatttttccaatcatcacAAGCGGAGTTCATGAATTGAGCATCCTCATACACATTGTTTAAAtacttgtttatgttttttagcAGTGCTCAACTTTAACTACATGAAGCTCTATCTAGTAGGAACATTCAAGTAGATCATCATCAATCTTTTTCCTTACTGCACAAGCTTTGAAATTAGCAAATCTTGCTAGTGAAGACTAAACATATTTGACGACAtccttaatttttattacaaagtCATAAACATCCTTAAAGTCATCTATAACAATCAAGTTTAATATATGGGCAACATACCGTATATGAAGAAATTCACTATCCAATACTGTACAATTATTGTATGTTATCCTATCCCTCATGTAATCAATATCAACATCGTTAGAGGAGACAATATCAATGGTAATGGTCAAAACTTTATTAATCCTCCACTTATGCAATCCTAAGTCCAACACACTCACAATAATTTAGCCCTTATGGTAAGGAATTTGGCAAAACTTAGGGATTTTCTCGTACAATCTCCAATTGCAATCAATGAAATGTGGATAATGCAAAtgtagtttatattttttgctGATGTCCAAGTATTAATGGTAAGACAAATCCTTTGACCATCCAATAActtctttaattttatcttatcttcaTGATACAACTTAACGCAATCCCTTTGTAAAGTAGTTCGGGATGGCGATGTAAATCTAGACTCCTAATCAACCATATAGTCTATTAATCCCTCGTGCACCACAAGCCTAAAAGACAATTCATacctaataaaaaatttagcgATTGACATCCtaaatttttcaagatcatACTTCAATAGTTGTTGTAGGCTACACACTCTTCCCTTTGCATCCCCTCTTAAGTCTAAGAGGAGAAGTTTCACAAGCATATAGGTGGTGCATTATGGATGAAGTACCATTCTTATAGTAGCAATTGAATAGTTTAGCAGAATAATTATACCGAGCTTTTAGATTATCATGGTCAATAAGCTCcactttagtaaagtgttcTCATACCACTGAATGATATGTGGATGAAGGTGTTGGAAGACTCCCATACTCCTCCACATCCACCGGAATAGAAGAGTCGTCACCACCCCCTgaattgtatcaacattacaacTCAATGTATTTTCTTCCATCtgagtaaataaataacaaaccacaaagaaaatcaacaatgagaaaaataaatatcataatgAGATAAAGAAAACAATATGGAAGTATAGTTAtagaaagaaaaactaaataaaCCGAAAACGAGAGAAGTTATGAAAAAATTAGGTTTATAGACGACAACTCTTTGCCGGCTGGGTATACAAAGAAAAATTGTAAGATGTGGGGAAGTATGCAAATAATTACACATCTTCATATTGAAAAAGTATGTAGGGTGAAGTAAAAAAGTCAATGTGATATTAGTGGTATAATTAACAGATCTAGGAGCGAGTTAAAGAATGTAATAAATCAGTCCCTATTTGAGATAAGCATGTTCTACTAGGGCTACAACCCGATGAACAGTTGCGGGTTCTGGGCCCGAGCTGACCCTACCCGACCCGACACTATTTACGTGCCAAACCGATCCGACCCGACCCGCATTTAACGGGTAGGGTCGGgtctttttaaaaacaaattaaaatattaatttactttacttcttttatatatatatatatatatatatttatttatcttaccTACCTGCTACATCAGACTTAACTAGAGGCCCAAGTCATGCACAGAAACATGAAGACTGGGACAAGACACTGagaaacatgaagaagaagaagagataaaTATCTCAAATCTCACCTAGATCTTTAGATCAAACCGACAAGAGCAAGCCCTGGAGGAGACAACTGCCAAGAAATGCAAGAAAGTGAAGTGCTATGGTTCACGTTGGCCTTGGTTTAGAAAAGTGTGATGTGCTATTCGTCAAATCCCAGCAACCCAGAGCATAAGGGAGAGGTAATTCTTCCAgacccatttctttttcttttttttccttaattttttattttgtaaaggtAGATGATTTTCCCCCATTTTTGTGCATGCAATCggcccaaaagaaaaatagcaaCACTCCCAAATGACAAATATCATCAAGAAATAtagcaaaaataaattcatagaGACTGACGGACTAACAGACTtagtctagagagagagagagagagagagagattaccaGTGGCAAGGCGTTGGTGGTGCTCGGTGTGAAGACTAATGGACtgaaatgaaatggagagaagatgaagaaggcgACAGTGGGTAGGGTTTTGCAGTGGGGAGGAGATTCACAGAGGTTTTTGGTTTCAACAGTTTCGAAGGTTTCGACATCTCTAAATCCGTTATTAAACTTTGACCTGATGAACCTATATTTATTCGGGTTGGACGGATCGGGTGTTACGGACGGTGCGGGCCAAAGCCTTTTATGCACAGGCCTATGTTCTACCACTAGAAGGTAGCAACAGATCCTAAACTCATATCATCTTGAAATGATAACGGTATAGCTCAACCCTTACTttaataaaagttttttaaaaaaaaaaaaaactttataatggaaaaaggaagaaaagaatcgGGTATAGCCATCTTATGCTTGGGAGATGGGCTTGTCTCAACTTGTGAAGGATGAGGCGGAATGGATTTGACAGGTTATTAGGTCAAATGGTTTGTGTTGCAAATCCAAGATAATTATGTAGGCGTCTGAATTTCTTTAATTACATGCATCCGAACAAGggaattttagaatttttggaaATCCGAAAAACATCACTAGCATCCAAACGTCCTCAATTGATTTATTGCAAATGGGCATGTCTTTCCAAAGCTTTGTTGCAAAGAATTATCCATTCCAAATTATCTATACAAGCTGTTATAGTTTTATACTTTTAcattgacaaaaaaataaaaaataaaataaaataaaaacccgATTGAGTATGTTATTAGGTTATTGGGAGTTTTCTAGAAACCGACGAGAGATAAACTGGAGAGAGAGGAATTTAAGAAAAGGCTAGTGACGGTGTCCGTCGAAGGTGATGTTCGAAAcgtctagagagagagaaacggcGACAGAAGATTGTAGAGAAACTAGGGTTTCGATGAGAGAGATCTATCGCAGTCTGAGAGAAATCTAATCATCTAGGTTAACGTTAAGCACCAAAAAACAGCGTTTTGTagctaaaattaatttttttaaaaataaatcccaGTACCCAATTATCAGCCTAGTCAAACCTAGATCGATAACCACTTCGAAAACCTAATTATCTGAGCATCGGAATAAAATTTAGCTTGGTTGAGTAGTCTTACTTCTACCATCAAACCTATATAGAAGTTCTATAATAGAACTCACTTACACCATAGATTTCAAACCACGGAAAAATATGGAGATAATTgggtttgaaaagaaaataggatGTCGAATTACTACCTTctaagaaaaacattttttgcATTGATTGTAATAAATGAATTCATTTATGCACGttagtctaaaaaaaatttatatctttAGATACCCTTCAGTTGCATAGATTTCCTTTGAATTTAGGCTTGAAACTTGGCTCCATCTAAAGCTTGGTACGATCAAATCCTGGAAATCCTGTTACCATTCTCGACAGGTTTAGAATGTGAATCTTAAGCACCCAAAAAACAAGATCATGCAAGATAGCATGATTGCAAACTGAAGCGGCAAAGTCATCCTGCCGAAAAAGAACTTGACATATTTCAGTACATCGTAACAATAAGAATAATGCTTCTATACCTCCTCAAATTAACCCCCTCATTTAGAACcttcatgcatttaatttttttaaaatatttaaacatgtttaaaaaatgtttaaaataaaaagccaaaaaaaaaaataataataatataatttacacTAGACGACACAATGAACGGGCACCTTCAAGCAGTAACGTAGCACCGCTCTAACAATAATATTGGAAATTATAATACACCTCCATCTTCattgattgaaaaaatttagtTGTGTAACAAACATTTAAAACTTTGATCAATTTCAAAAAGAATACTAAAAAAACCTCAGGGAAAAATACATttctaaattgaaaaatttcgctacaattttacaaatcaagcaTAGGGCCACCATATgccaaataaattacaattagaagTGACGGACATTGGCAatagtttacatcttttgaaaGTGTCACTGATCAACATAAGAAACATAAGCTCCTACTTCGTGTATTGCCTCTGTCTTCCAAGCCTTTCAAGAAAGCTCTAATTGCAAGATGCTCTGAAGAGTAAGTCATGAAAGATGCCAAAACCAATCCTCCCACACCCATCAAAGCTAACCTGTTTAAAAAACTCTTTCTTGattactcttttaattttctgtGGGGCTTGACTGATGGAATGCCGAGCAAGAACAAATTAAACAGAAGAACACAAGTCTGCCACTAATATTTTCAGACAAtcatatagagaaaaaaattatgtacaGAATCATTAACTTGCTTTGTGATCAAGGAGAATAACGACATATTTGGAAGAATTAATGATAGAGATAAATAGGAGCAGAGAGGGGAGCAAAGAGGTttacacataaaaataaaaaaataaaaaaaaataaaaaaaaaataaaagaaaaagaaaaaaggaatgtGATTGGCTTCTACATTTACATAAAGGCATGAGtacacaaattatatataagaagcAATGCCTCGTTGAAATAGCGGGTTAACAAGTCACCTAACAGCCTCCCTATTATTTACTtgaaaggagaggaaaaacattcaacaaaagaaaaagaaaaaataaataaataacttggGTTAGTAAGCTAAGCACTCCTTTTTGCCAAGGAGATGAGCTCTACATGAAGTTAGAACAAATGCATGAGCATCCAATGATTTTTTATGTATCCTTCGGTAAAAgtgaattaaatatttcttcGTTAAGTAATGGCACAgaagtattaaataaaaagtagttCTTGAAAGAATGAAAGGTGCAAGAAAGATAATTAGCTTCATGGAcacaaaattctaaatttaatgAAAGGTATTATGAATATGGAAGTCTAAGTGAGCCATTTGTCTCTACAGTAGAAGCaaaatatctcaactcaatGCATATGACCATATCTAGGGACAGTTACCCATTTGCCCCACTAATAACCATGTCTTTACTTGTAACCTCTACCACCCAGCAAATCTCACCACCCTCGTCATGTTTGATTCTTCGACATTAATATAAACTCTTTCACATTGGCACGATTAACAAGCTTCTATTGCACAGGTCCAAACCAACTCAAAAGAGAAGAATAAatgagaaaagagaagaagtgAGCAGCCGAAAGATAATAAGTTTAGggtctttttaaatatatacaataagTGGGCAGGCAGGCATTCTACCCGCTACCTACGCACTATACGTGTTTAAAAGTACAGATCTGCCCACTGGGCCCATGTAATGGGCGGGTTGCCCGCCCGTTTCCAAACAGGCCGGGCAGACCAGGTCCAGGTGAATCCCACCAAGTAAATTCAATGattctttttacatttttttcttgagttaTGAATACCATTAAAATTATGGTTGCATGATTTTGTTTCTCATTATTTTCATGGAAGAGGGAAAAAAGGAAAGCAAGACATTAATGATGACAATAATCAGCACTACGATCAACCAAATTACCTAGCAAAAAGAGCAGTGATCCCAAAAAGACACGGTAAAGATGGGCCCGCAACAGCCAAAAAGGCCATCACTAACCCATAATGCCACGTCGCAACATCACAGGGCAATCCTTGCCGGTGATGACCTGCAACACACAACCATCAATGAATTTCCATAATAGTACAAACAAGGAACTAATGGGCACAAGTCATACATAACCATGTAAATTAGATATACATAGCTACTTCAAGCCAACAAACCTTTTCCAGAATCATAATCAAGAGATTCAGGATCAGAGGAGAAGGATCCCACCGCAGCTTTTGTCTTCCCCCATATGGAAACCAAATATAGATAACCTCCAAATAGAAGAATGAACAATGTAAATGTCCATTCATACATCAAGAGCAAACCAGTCCATGGCATCACTTGATGAGGCACAATTGCTAGAGCAAGTGCAAGCGACACCGCAGCCGCCACAAAACAGACACAGACAGATATTCCACCCAAATAAATAGGCACCTTGGTGTTCGCACCATTAGAGAACTGTTTAAGATCACAACAGAAAATATCAACAAAGACAAAATATAGATGGAGCAATTGCACAACTAACCGCAAGAAGTTCAAGAGTAtaacttcattttatataaaaaagagaagCTTAGATATGAAAGCAATCTTGCAGATCCAACTCGTTAGAAGGGGAAGAAACTAACCTGATGGTTGGAACTGATGGTCGATGATGTAGAAACACCACTATAACTAAGTGATCCACCATATCTAATTTTGTAGTACATATGTCTGATGCTATTGCACAATGAACTTCTACAAAATGAACCAAAGTACTCCCGTGTCTGtataaacataacataacattagATGCAGAAAACAATAATCATTTCGTTGTATGCTTGATAAAAGATAATGGTGATGATAAAACAGGTAAGCGCTGACCTGAAGAAAAGACTGATAATAACAAAAGAGTAAAGCCAAAGGCGGtagtagaaaaagaaatttgacaAGAAGGTCATCATTAGGATTTCCGCCCCCTCCAGTTCCAGGAAGGGATTCCTCAAGCTGTTCCCTAACATTCTGCAACATaagcaaacaaaataataataaataaagaacatATTAGAACTCGCAGAATATTAATGTAATCCTCTGCCACTAGATAAGACAGTAATTACAACTTAATAACAAACCATCTTGAATAATAAATACTTAGCAGGTGcactttctcttcttcctaTACCACCCACCCGCATCATGTAGAATAGCATGCCAATTCAGAGGCGCAGATATATCCCTCGTaactagacaaaaaaaaaaaaaaaaactcccattcctctctcaagaaaaaagacaaaaactccctaaaaatttttagaaacaaGCAGACAACAGTTACTTGTAAAGATGGATAGAGAactgataaattaaaatagaaaatcagaaaatttaaataatttggtaAAAGAATCTGAAGCTGATACCTGCCAGACATCAACAGGTTTCAACAGCCAAGATGTCCACCAGTCCCAAGGCTTAAGGGGGCCAAGTGTATAGTGAATAACGCAGAGTTCACTCTCATTTACCATCCACTGCATATACAATTGAATAAAAGATTAGACAACTTATATAGGAAAACTGTATACATAACAAAAGTACATACAAAGAAAACTTAGTCAACACTCATCAATCAACAAAGTTATAACgcttttcacataaaaaatgatatgaacccgcgggaaaggaatcccttgaacccacagtcaatttgaaaacttcccaagaaagccaaaatcaagtcaaaggatggagaaccgatcttcatccttcaagcctcatcttgaatgttgagctcttgctaaactcgtcccaagtggattgcatcaatccttgcattgtctccgtgatctttaagactaggcccatcatggttcccatcaaaaAGGCATCAATAGAACGATAAGTGCATATGCGCAACACCCCTAGGAGATGAAAACTGTTCTTTACAAGTCCTAGAACACTCATATAGGAATGTTAACATGTTTGCCATCTCGTCaaataaacttattatttatttggacTACATTAATCCACCAAAACCCCCCACAGCTAAAGCAGATTCTGGCGCATAGAGCTAGTGATATTCTCACCTATCTAATTCTTTAAATCCTATTGGAGCTATTTAAGCCTTCACTGTATATAAAAAACCACAATCactaataaaaaaaccaaaagggGGCCACATGTCCTCTGCCTCTGCAAAATGAAACAGCAATCAGCTAGAGATCTCACAATccagtaaaataaaatcctacCGCTGTAAAATTTTCCAATATCCCATTATAGAGCAgcagaaaaaatagtttttgtttttaagaaatgagtACTCAATATAAATAACATCCTTAGGTTATCTGTAACATACGGGTTCAAATTTAGGGCTTAAAACtagtattatttcttttattattttacttttgttaGCATCTTAGGAAATATGCTAACAGTAAATTAGTTATTTCCTTCCCTATCAAAACCTTTGTATAGTTATCCGTTAGTTTCCATATTAGATTAGTTTCCTAGTTTGAAACCACAACTCGACTCTTCAAAATCCTCTCAAAATCCGTATCCTCGTAGGAATAATTTTCCAAGTGTAGCCAACTTCAAACCCTAGCATATCTACTGAGGACTCACGCCGCTCACCTCCCCATTTTCTATAAACCCCACaaaaatcctctgtttttttttaaacacactGAAATACCTGGAGGAAGAACACTTTCGCATAAGCCTTATTTTCTGCCCAGCCACCGCCGACCACCCTAGGACATCGGAGCACCAACCACGGTGCCAGAAATTGCCGGCGAACCTAGCCCTGTCGCAcccactcccttccggtaaGCACATCGCCGTCGGCCACCATTTCCTGTCTCTAGTGTTTTTCGGTTTGATagttctctctctaaactctctctttctctctctccctccctctcttggtgtcgcaccaccataggaACCTCCTAGTTGCACCGACGTCACGTCtagccacccagagccgccgtCGCACTCAGCCCCTCTCTCGGTAAGATTTTGCACGACTCCCTCCCACATTCACGAGCACTCGGTGTTAGCCTTGTGCTTTCCAGAGGAAGCTTCTTCCTTTAATCTGGAATGGGCCCTTGGGCCTTAGGCCTATTCAGCCGAATGCCTCTTTAAAATTCTAAGTGGACTGTTTTCCCAATTGGCCTTAGGCCTTCTTCCTATGTTCGATTgattgaatgttactaaaatcatatgaaagCCATGAGATGTTCATATAGTAATTCAAGTCAAGTATGCCGTGTAATGGACTAGTCAGATTATGCAAACCATGTCCATGTAATACAtagattatgtatgccatgttcataaagtacttagatcatgtatgccatgttcataaagtacttagatcatgtatgccatggaatgtcataaaatgttcagagcatgttatgtcatgtcatgttatgctatgccatgtataagaaaatgccatgttatgctatgtacaagaatatgccatgctatgctatgccatgtacaagaatatgccatgttagaaatgttcatgaagcctaataaattctcatgcattatgaaagataagaaatgttacggtgccacagactcaagcgtggttaaccacaagTAAAGTGAAACACGGAATCAAGCGtatttcactccatgttatttAGTTAAGTGAagcacggactcaagcgtgtttaaCTCCATCTTACTCCATTAAGTagaacacggacccaagcgtgtttcactccatgttattcAGTTAAATGGAACACGGatccaagcgtgtttcactccatgttatacaagttaagtgaaatacggacccaagcgtgtttcactccatgctATACAAGTTAAGAGAAATAcagacccaagcgtgtttcactccatgttatgatAAGAAAAACAAGTTATTATGCATTCACATTACATGATTGCCATGTTTATGTATGCTTCcgctcatgttaatgatgaatatatatatgctatgtgAATATGTGAcgatatatgcatatatgtgaAGTTTTTCAGAAAGTTATATTACGTGTATGATTGGGAATCTGTGATGCTATATGTATGTTGTTAAGAGTCTTCAAAACTTTAATCAATGCTAGGCcagattatattttatagtatgatgtgctatttactgagtattcgactcatttttgtttgttttcctgTTTTCTTTCATGTCTAATTTTTACAAATGGTGATTATGATGACGCagagctggatggccaggaGTAGATCTAGCATAAAGACTTAGGAAGAAATAAGTGTTTTTTACACAAGAACTATAATCCTTTTATGTCATTCGTAGGATGAGTTTATGTCTTTCCACTTCACGTTCAGTTTTGAAACAATTATGATCatttcagttttcaataaacgAGGTAattcaggatatgaatctctttaccgggctttatgttatgaatgttaataacatctctatcctatggaacggggtgttacattatcCAATAGACATTGATCCAGTAATTTGTTCCAACAGATAGCAATCTTTTCATGGTTTTAACTAGGGATAAGATAATTTAGGTTTCTATATATTTACACCCCTTCAAATTGAATAGTCACTCTCTTGAATTACAAACCGCCGGGGACATGCAATATCCAAAATTTGCAAGCACGCTATAAAAATCCTGGTAGACTATAAAAAAGACCTATCCTCTTTGAAAGAACGTAAAAACTAGCACAACAGTAGATTTTTCTGTATGCATAAAGCCCACAGGTAAAAATATTGCAGATAGCTCCCATACTCAACCAAGTTGAAAGCACTACATCATGTCAATTGAAGTAAAAGGAGATGCATGTGGAGGGTGGGGTATTGAGGAGAAGATAGACCTTTAAACTTCTGgtataaatatgagcatagtgttatctaaattaaaaagatCCATACTTTGGCAAGGTCCCTGCACAGTGGGGTtaagataatataataatcaaaaGGTACATCTTAGCATGATAGTATTGGTAAAAGCTTAAGCGCAAAGCACCTAGGCCAAACCACTTTGCTTACCAAAAGTGAAGCGCGCGCATTAGCACTCTTTTTGTGCAAGCTTAAAGGATAGAGAAGTGTGCtttagtaatttttaaaaaattataaagtattTGTTCAAGACTCAGAAAAGGATGTAAACAAATATTCCAAGTATTCAGTTTATATTGAAAATCATTAATGGACCATGTCGCCAAATGCTGTCATATGTAATGTGTATGCTTTGACCAATAATAGTCCAAGTGGGTTTTCTAGACAGGTTGATATTTGATTGCTCATATTAGCATAAAAGTCAATACTTATAATTCTTGAACTTTCTTGGTCATGGCCTTTTGGGTATAATGTAATTCAACCATGTACTCTAATTTGATTATAACTATCAAATATCATCAATGTGTATATTcagcaaagaaaaagagaactaTACATAAAATgctatgttttaatttttttcagcaaataaaaagggaaaatttaaaatatccaaaGCTATCTAGGAAAGGAACATGAAGAGCAACATAAAAGCGTCCCTTTCCCTCAAACTGCTTCGGTTTACTTGCTGTATGCCCCTGTCTGAACCAAATGGCGTCATATTTCAAGTTTCCTTTTTTCGACGTCTGGTTATTCTAGAGGCAAactatgtttaaattttatgtattagtTGGTTACTTGATTTTCATGCTGCATACCAACTAAATTATAAACCTTGTT
Coding sequences within:
- the LOC109000371 gene encoding inositol phosphorylceramide glucuronosyltransferase 1, with product MKIFSGLWLLLVLFIISLQSKASAESPSSKEAYVTLLYGDEFLLGVRVLGKSIKDTGSKKDMVVLVSDGVSDYAKKLLQADGWLVEKISLLANPNQVRPKRFWGVYTKLKIFNMTNYKKVVYLDADTIVVKSIEDLFKCGKFCANLKHSERLNSGVMVLEPSETIFNDMMSKVTTLPSYTGGDQGFLNSYYTGFPNAHVFEPNLSPEVLKSRPVPEMQRLSTLYNADVGLYMLANKWMVNESELCVIHYTLGPLKPWDWWTSWLLKPVDVWQNVREQLEESLPGTGGGGNPNDDLLVKFLFLLPPLALLFCYYQSFLQTREYFGSFCRSSLCNSIRHMYYKIRYGGSLSYSGVSTSSTISSNHQFSNGANTKVPIYLGGISVCVCFVAAAVSLALALAIVPHQVMPWTGLLLMYEWTFTLFILLFGGYLYLVSIWGKTKAAVGSFSSDPESLDYDSGKGHHRQGLPCDVATWHYGLVMAFLAVAGPSLPCLFGITALFARLALMGVGGLVLASFMTYSSEHLAIRAFLKGLEDRGNTRSRSLCFLC